One Acutalibacter muris DNA window includes the following coding sequences:
- a CDS encoding ATP-dependent helicase, which produces MSCDKEEILELRRRVLKKDFSRMNDRQQQAVFHTDGPVLILAGAGSGKTTVLVNRIANLVRYGKAYESTFIQPEFTETDADSCKSYLKGGEISEVTRARLSVSACQPWRIMAITFTNKAAGELKERLCSMLGEPGQDIWASTFHSSCARMLRRDGERLGYSSHFTIYDTDDSRRLMKDVMRDLEINEKTLSHKSILSEISRAKDSLISPEEYESQAGADFRLKVIARAYMAYQRRLADSDAMDFDDLLVNTVRLFEKCPEVLEYYQDRFKYIMVDEYQDTNHAQYRFVGLLAAKHNNLCVVGDDDQSIYKFRGATIENIMNFEQDFPGAMVVRLEQNYRSTQNILDAANAVIAHNLERKGKTLWTAAGAGEKLRLHTAENEQDEADRVARVILDGVAKGRRFSDYAILYRMNSQSLTFERMFAKSGVPHRIIGGTRFFDRKEVRDMIAYLSVINNPGDEIRLRRILNTPKRGIGDKTVDTASQIGQQVGESMFQVISHPEEYPAITKAAAKKLSDFSRMMRELIDKSEEGMAPSELYAELLEQTGYLMFLRAEEPEKAEERIENVQELSTMLQRYEQENGEEASLSGFLEEVALFTDIDNYDAEADSAVLMTIHSAKGLEFPVVFLPGWEEGVFPGNSVLYDPSEVEEERRLAYVAITRAREELYIYNAESRMIFGSTSHNRISRFADEIPGELVERSRSREYAYRPESITFGSALSGGEGTAPKAKTTYRPPIHKPAPAGTYKVGDSVQHKTFGTGLILSATPMANDTLLEIAFDKAGTKKLMANFARLTKL; this is translated from the coding sequence ATGAGCTGTGATAAAGAGGAAATACTAGAGCTTCGCCGCAGGGTGCTGAAAAAGGACTTCTCCCGCATGAACGACCGCCAGCAGCAGGCCGTTTTCCATACAGACGGCCCGGTGCTCATACTGGCCGGTGCGGGCAGTGGAAAGACTACGGTGCTTGTGAACCGCATAGCCAATCTGGTGCGCTATGGCAAGGCGTATGAGAGCACGTTTATACAACCGGAGTTTACTGAGACAGACGCGGATAGCTGCAAGAGCTATCTTAAGGGCGGGGAGATCTCGGAGGTCACCCGGGCGCGGCTCTCGGTGTCGGCCTGCCAGCCCTGGCGGATCATGGCCATCACCTTTACAAATAAAGCGGCGGGGGAGCTTAAGGAGCGCCTCTGCTCCATGCTTGGGGAGCCCGGACAGGATATTTGGGCATCTACCTTCCACTCTAGCTGTGCCAGGATGCTCCGCCGTGATGGGGAGCGGCTGGGGTACAGTTCCCACTTCACCATATACGACACCGACGACAGCCGCCGGCTCATGAAGGACGTTATGAGGGATCTGGAGATAAACGAGAAGACCCTCTCCCATAAATCCATACTCTCGGAAATTTCCCGGGCAAAGGACAGTCTGATATCCCCGGAGGAGTATGAATCCCAGGCAGGGGCGGACTTTCGCCTGAAGGTGATAGCTAGGGCCTATATGGCATATCAGCGGCGCTTAGCGGATTCGGACGCTATGGACTTTGATGATCTGCTGGTGAACACAGTGCGGCTCTTTGAGAAGTGCCCGGAGGTTTTGGAGTATTATCAGGACCGCTTTAAGTACATTATGGTGGACGAGTACCAGGACACGAACCATGCCCAGTACCGTTTTGTCGGCCTGCTGGCGGCAAAGCATAATAACCTCTGTGTGGTGGGCGATGACGACCAGAGCATCTATAAATTCCGAGGGGCTACTATTGAGAATATCATGAATTTCGAGCAGGATTTCCCCGGGGCCATGGTGGTGCGCCTTGAGCAGAACTACCGCTCCACCCAGAACATACTGGACGCGGCCAACGCCGTTATAGCCCACAATCTTGAGCGCAAGGGCAAGACCCTCTGGACCGCCGCCGGTGCCGGGGAAAAGCTGCGCCTGCACACGGCGGAGAACGAGCAGGACGAGGCCGACAGGGTGGCAAGGGTGATACTTGACGGCGTGGCCAAGGGCAGGAGGTTCTCGGATTACGCTATACTTTACCGCATGAACTCCCAGTCGCTGACCTTCGAGAGGATGTTTGCAAAGTCCGGCGTGCCCCACAGAATAATCGGCGGCACCCGCTTCTTTGACCGCAAGGAGGTTCGGGACATGATAGCATATCTCAGCGTGATAAATAACCCCGGCGACGAAATAAGGCTTCGGCGCATACTGAACACCCCCAAGCGGGGCATAGGGGACAAGACCGTCGACACAGCTTCCCAGATAGGCCAGCAGGTGGGGGAGAGTATGTTCCAGGTCATAAGCCACCCGGAGGAGTATCCGGCCATAACGAAGGCCGCCGCCAAAAAGCTCTCCGACTTCTCACGGATGATGCGGGAACTGATAGATAAAAGTGAAGAGGGTATGGCTCCCAGTGAGCTGTATGCCGAGCTTTTGGAGCAGACAGGCTATCTCATGTTCCTGCGCGCGGAGGAGCCTGAGAAGGCCGAGGAGCGCATAGAGAACGTGCAGGAGCTCTCCACCATGCTCCAGCGCTATGAGCAGGAGAACGGTGAAGAGGCCAGCCTTTCGGGATTCTTGGAGGAGGTGGCGTTGTTTACGGACATTGACAACTACGACGCAGAAGCGGATTCTGCGGTGCTCATGACCATACACTCAGCAAAGGGCCTGGAGTTCCCGGTGGTGTTTTTACCCGGCTGGGAGGAGGGAGTATTTCCCGGAAACTCGGTGCTGTACGACCCTTCGGAGGTGGAGGAGGAGCGCAGGCTTGCGTATGTTGCCATCACCAGGGCCCGGGAGGAGCTATATATCTATAATGCCGAGAGCCGCATGATATTCGGCTCCACCAGTCACAATAGGATATCTCGCTTTGCGGACGAGATACCGGGGGAGCTTGTAGAGCGCAGCCGCTCAAGGGAATACGCCTATAGGCCGGAAAGCATAACTTTCGGCAGCGCACTAAGCGGCGGGGAGGGGACGGCCCCCAAGGCCAAGACAACATATAGGCCGCCAATCCATAAACCCGCTCCCGCCGGTACATATAAAGTGGGGGACAGCGTGCAGCATAAGACCTTTGGCACTGGGCTGATTCTCAGCGCCACGCCCATGGCGAATGATACTCTTTTGGAGATAGCCTTTGACAAGGCTGGTACGAAAAAGCTGATGGCAAACTTCGCAAGGCTGACTAAGCTGTAA
- a CDS encoding HAD family hydrolase — MEKLKNIKGIFFDLGGTLIYPPSGSWRFSELAYRYFPKDRLSEPSVQAAMAEASRRLDENHLLHSTDEEYAQFYEYYRAVSAALPELGLTDEDLRTVTDDKVYNKADNYRLFNDSLETLKAVYGRYKLGIISDTWPSIVPLLEYLDISKYFDCITFSFELGTFKPDRRMYEDALSKMGLPPESTVFIDDSARNLAGAKAAGINPVLIRAMPGIEPVEGIPGIDRISGLLKLL, encoded by the coding sequence ATGGAAAAGCTGAAAAATATCAAGGGCATATTCTTCGACCTGGGCGGCACTCTTATCTACCCGCCCTCGGGCAGCTGGAGGTTCTCCGAGCTTGCCTACAGGTATTTCCCAAAGGACAGACTGAGCGAACCCTCCGTCCAGGCGGCCATGGCCGAAGCCAGCCGCAGGCTGGACGAGAACCACCTGCTGCACAGCACCGATGAGGAGTACGCGCAGTTCTATGAATACTACCGCGCAGTATCGGCGGCCCTGCCGGAGCTGGGGCTTACAGACGAGGACCTGCGCACAGTGACCGATGACAAGGTATATAACAAGGCGGACAATTACCGACTGTTCAACGACAGCCTCGAGACGCTGAAGGCTGTCTACGGCAGGTATAAGCTGGGCATAATCTCCGACACTTGGCCGTCCATTGTGCCGTTGCTGGAATACCTGGATATATCGAAATATTTTGACTGCATCACCTTCAGCTTTGAGCTGGGCACCTTCAAGCCGGACCGGCGCATGTATGAGGACGCGCTCTCAAAGATGGGCCTGCCTCCTGAGAGCACCGTCTTTATCGACGACAGCGCCCGCAATCTGGCGGGGGCCAAAGCGGCGGGGATAAACCCTGTGCTTATCCGGGCCATGCCTGGGATCGAGCCCGTGGAGGGCATACCCGGCATAGATAGGATATCAGGCCTTTTGAAGCTGCTGTAA
- a CDS encoding GNAT family N-acetyltransferase → MIIEVTEKDKRERVCREILRSLPDWFGNRESVEEYALGCRELPVWADTDSDKARGFTAFRPTSGCAGEIYVMGVSREHHRKGLGRELFWALYRYAKDEGFKFLTVKTVQMGCYPDYDRTNLFYQSLGFQELETFPTLWDEQNPCQVYIMEVK, encoded by the coding sequence ATGATAATAGAGGTAACAGAAAAGGATAAAAGAGAGCGTGTCTGTCGTGAGATACTGAGATCTCTGCCGGACTGGTTTGGGAACCGGGAATCTGTAGAGGAATATGCCCTGGGCTGCCGGGAACTGCCGGTGTGGGCGGACACAGATTCCGACAAGGCTAGAGGCTTTACAGCGTTTAGGCCCACCAGCGGCTGTGCCGGGGAGATATATGTGATGGGCGTATCAAGAGAGCATCACCGTAAAGGGCTGGGCCGGGAGCTGTTTTGGGCACTGTATAGGTACGCTAAAGACGAAGGCTTTAAGTTCCTTACAGTGAAGACAGTACAGATGGGCTGTTATCCTGACTATGACAGGACAAATCTGTTTTATCAGAGCCTAGGCTTTCAGGAGCTGGAGACTTTCCCAACACTCTGGGACGAGCAGAATCCCTGCCAAGTCTACATTATGGAGGTTAAATAA
- a CDS encoding DUF1836 domain-containing protein encodes MSADEKILAWAREGNNLSCPEWEQLPAIPLYVDQVLQYLRDSLRFFERDEADVLLTNSMINNYVKKNVLPHPEKKKYSREHMAALTVICMLKQVLAIQDIGTLLQDRSMDPELYKAFLDAHTGAVRETCRELEQSCCSGADLRREALRLAAESNAKRAAAERILYEIASADGTQENGKSKKQ; translated from the coding sequence ATGAGCGCTGATGAAAAGATACTTGCGTGGGCCCGGGAGGGGAACAATCTCTCCTGTCCAGAATGGGAACAGCTGCCCGCCATCCCACTGTACGTAGACCAGGTACTTCAATATCTTAGGGACAGCCTGCGGTTTTTCGAGCGGGATGAGGCCGATGTGCTTCTTACAAACTCCATGATAAACAACTATGTGAAAAAGAATGTATTACCCCACCCGGAGAAGAAAAAGTACAGCCGTGAGCACATGGCCGCTTTGACGGTGATATGTATGTTAAAGCAGGTACTGGCAATACAGGACATCGGCACTCTGCTTCAGGACCGTTCCATGGACCCAGAGCTGTATAAAGCTTTCCTTGACGCGCACACGGGCGCGGTGCGGGAGACCTGCCGTGAACTGGAACAAAGCTGCTGTTCTGGAGCGGACCTGCGGCGGGAAGCCCTGCGGCTGGCAGCGGAGTCCAACGCCAAGCGGGCTGCCGCTGAGAGGATTTTATATGAGATCGCAAGTGCTGACGGCACTCAGGAAAACGGCAAGTCAAAAAAGCAGTAG
- a CDS encoding carbon-nitrogen hydrolase family protein — MRVCLMVPERFAAEKELPRLLGEPADLTVFPEGFLRSKEDLTLALGLTAERPGTVLAGYREGNLEKAVVIESGKAIDEYTKCILTATEREKKRPGNIIRCLNSSLGKLAVPICYEVHFPEVCRVMALECPALMVNIIGTGMYHRLQYDQWRSLAKARAIENELPVVGCCHFCGEIPLAFAFDASGRELLEIEGKYGAFTIEVETGGEKPVGYTADRRPELFTTLSME; from the coding sequence ATGAGAGTATGTTTGATGGTGCCGGAGCGCTTTGCTGCAGAAAAGGAGCTGCCAAGGCTTCTGGGTGAGCCGGCCGATTTAACTGTATTCCCAGAGGGTTTCCTTCGCTCAAAGGAGGACCTGACGCTGGCCTTGGGGCTGACCGCAGAAAGACCGGGCACTGTGCTTGCGGGGTACAGGGAGGGAAACCTTGAGAAGGCTGTTGTGATAGAAAGCGGTAAGGCCATAGATGAGTACACAAAGTGCATACTGACGGCTACAGAACGGGAGAAGAAGCGGCCGGGGAATATTATTCGCTGTCTGAACAGCAGTCTTGGAAAGCTGGCCGTGCCCATCTGCTATGAGGTGCATTTCCCCGAGGTCTGCCGGGTGATGGCCCTTGAGTGTCCAGCGCTGATGGTGAACATTATAGGCACCGGCATGTATCACCGTTTGCAATATGACCAGTGGCGAAGCCTTGCTAAGGCAAGAGCTATCGAGAACGAACTGCCTGTGGTGGGCTGCTGCCATTTCTGCGGAGAAATACCACTGGCTTTCGCTTTTGACGCAAGCGGCAGGGAGCTTCTTGAAATTGAAGGGAAGTACGGTGCCTTTACAATCGAGGTGGAAACAGGCGGCGAAAAGCCTGTCGGCTATACAGCTGATAGAAGGCCGGAGTTGTTCACGACACTTTCTATGGAATAA
- a CDS encoding helix-turn-helix transcriptional regulator, whose translation MDDKLVLKNRLKEVRAEQGLSQSQLAALVGVSRNTISSIETGQFSPTAKLALILCIALDKKFEELFYF comes from the coding sequence TTGGACGATAAGCTTGTACTGAAGAACCGCCTGAAAGAGGTTCGGGCTGAGCAGGGGCTCTCCCAGAGCCAATTAGCGGCGCTGGTGGGCGTGTCCAGAAACACCATCAGCTCCATCGAGACCGGACAGTTTAGCCCCACGGCGAAGCTTGCGCTGATACTTTGCATTGCCCTTGACAAAAAATTTGAGGAGCTTTTCTACTTTTGA
- a CDS encoding helix-turn-helix domain-containing protein codes for MLSENIRAIRKSKGLSQEELAVKLNVVRQTISKWEQGLSVPDSDMLIALSEVLETPVSTLLGEKVAEEEADGLKTLCEKLEVINLQLAKRKSARREALFWLLVAVCAAVLICFIVLTALGSQYLDWDWSDPELAIVGTAYHAFEWVFIRIAPLLLMGAVAGIILIKKKG; via the coding sequence ATGCTGAGCGAAAACATCAGAGCCATAAGGAAGTCAAAGGGACTCTCCCAGGAGGAGCTTGCCGTCAAGCTGAACGTGGTGCGGCAGACCATATCAAAATGGGAGCAGGGGCTATCGGTACCTGACTCGGATATGCTTATCGCCCTGTCGGAGGTTCTTGAGACGCCGGTGAGCACCCTGCTTGGAGAGAAGGTGGCCGAAGAAGAGGCCGACGGTTTGAAAACGCTTTGCGAGAAGCTGGAGGTCATAAACCTACAGCTGGCCAAGAGAAAGTCGGCGCGGAGAGAGGCGCTTTTTTGGCTGCTTGTCGCTGTGTGCGCGGCGGTGCTTATATGCTTCATTGTTCTGACGGCGCTGGGCAGCCAGTATCTGGACTGGGACTGGAGCGACCCGGAGCTCGCTATCGTCGGCACGGCATATCACGCTTTCGAGTGGGTATTCATTAGAATAGCGCCCCTACTGCTCATGGGCGCTGTGGCGGGCATTATACTGATAAAGAAAAAAGGTTAG
- a CDS encoding DUF6442 family protein, protein MNREEILEKSRRENKNQDVYEQEVLKQSNEVAAFVMVLLAAVFWLVQIFTDGSINYGLWALVFAQNMTTLWVKYTKLRRRRELIFAIMYTAAVILASACHIHKLITAPSAV, encoded by the coding sequence ATGAACAGGGAAGAGATACTTGAAAAGAGCAGGAGGGAGAATAAGAACCAGGACGTTTACGAGCAGGAGGTGCTAAAGCAGTCCAACGAAGTGGCGGCGTTTGTCATGGTTTTACTTGCGGCGGTATTTTGGCTGGTGCAGATTTTTACGGACGGCAGCATAAACTACGGCCTCTGGGCCCTGGTCTTCGCTCAAAACATGACAACCCTCTGGGTGAAATACACAAAGCTTCGCCGTAGGCGCGAGCTGATATTTGCAATTATGTACACCGCGGCAGTAATTTTGGCCTCCGCGTGCCATATCCACAAGCTGATTACGGCCCCCTCCGCTGTGTAA